Sequence from the Prunus persica cultivar Lovell chromosome G5, Prunus_persica_NCBIv2, whole genome shotgun sequence genome:
tttttcaaaccaGGTTGAAATTTCCGACCTaggaaatggagaaaattgAGTATCAAATCTATTGAAAATCGCAATGCATGTGATTAATtagtacaaaaaataattgggaGGATGCTTTGAAATGTCCTCTTTTGTTGATCTATGAATCTTTTCAACACGTGTCAATTATTTCAATGTAAAATAATCGAGTGAATTGAGCAGACTTGCTAACAAATATGCcattccttaatgatgtatgCGTGGCGTGCCAGTATCAGGATTAAAAATGACTCTGGATACGAGTGGATGATGAATATGTTATTGATCTTGGCTTTTTATTGAACGATTGTGATCGAGATAGGAACAGATTCTCGACTGTGAGGTTCTAGACCTCGACTACCAGGCCTTTCAGAATGAGATAGAGGTTTAATAGTCTCACCGAGCTTGGTATCTTGGTGGTGCCTGCTGAAGGCGTTACTGCCAAAGGTTCTCATCTTCCCATCACTTGCTGAAGATACCACATTTCACCCATTTTAAGTTGAATCCAGTTTTCGACTTCAACAAATGCACTAAATGATAGGCTAATTTGTGAAGGCAATCTGACGTTGAAATCTTTACATATTGGAAAAACTTGCCACCATATGCCTATAAATATGTTGATAAGTTGTGTACATATAAGCTTGGGCAGGGACGGACCCAGGATTTGAAAATAGGgtgggctaaatttacctTACATACAAACCTAGAAAGCTTGACAGGTACAAGCGAATTTCATTGAAGTATGAATTTTAAGGTCAATTCGCAACTACATGATAAATTTTTCcatgaaaggaaaaagaattgaaaGCATTTATGATCCAtcataaaagaagaagaagaaaaaactgaaccaTTTTATTCCATCTAACCAAgccaacttggaaaataaaaatgaaaagaagctagccaaaatttataagaaaaaaaattttgaatttacgTTTTATGTACACTAGAAAAGGtaaagttctttttttttttatagaaaaaagtAAAGGATGTTCTCTAGGAATGTGTGTTTTCTGAAAAGGGCTgagtattaaatattaatgtggggttagtttttattttacttacTGCCACACTTGTGGGATTAGttaactaaagaaaaaaaaagagattttATGTGGCTAGGATCACTGGGATGGAGTGTGTAAAAGTGTGCTTTGGTGGgctaaatattaatattggaCTAGTAAAATATCAAGTCGCCGAGGTTATAACCCACAAGTGTTAGCATGGACATAGTACTGTCCTTGAGCTTGGTTGAGTGGATAACCTTAGTAAAcagtaaaaatttgattttttttttttaaaacaacttACTCTTGCATTCTATCTAATTTACGACGACatgttttttgggtttgtgagTAGCAAGGCctaaaaaatcaataatatcaGAGAAATATCATAGATATTATCCTTTTGTAGGAGGAGGATATTTTGGAACTTCTCTATGCAATTATCATATAAGTATCGATAATTTCTACCATAAATATCGAATCCGAGAATTTCGCTCTCTCTTCAGTAACATATGGATAAAATATTGGGATATTATTGATAATATCAGGATATGTACAtggatggaaaaaaaaaagaaaaaaaaccaagctGCACAAGCACACAACTGCACACGCACACATGGGGATTTGATGCCTTTTGGGATGGAATTGAGCGGCTCATGGAAAGAATTCGAGACCCAATCTTCAACTGATGTTGCTTATGGATAATGTCAACCAATCTCAGATCCATACGGGTGACATGTTAataattacatgcaaaactattttgggaatttatcatttgatgagtaCTCTTCACAGTACACGTACTTTACGTATACAGATGATGAAGACAATGAAAAATGTGAATCTTaaaggaactctatgtggtactaagtcactcatATATCTTACCATgtaatgtataaagtgtaaaatatgttggaagtttgaatgaaattcaagGACTTTATTCCCACATTggtagaaagaagaaaaagtgagGTCTTAATACGTGTGGTAGTCCCACACTTAGTAATTGGAAGTTGGGCAAAGTAAAAGCCAATTGAGCTTCAAATTCGATTTAGgcattaaatattatatagataatatttaatatttaattataaaaaagatgGGCCTTGGGCCACTTGGGTAGTTtagatttaaattaattttttagtttcgaattaataattttttattaatttggattAGTTTAAATAACTGTTTTTTTAACAATTGTAACTCTTATGATAGAGTTTTAGAAGTTTATTTAAATTAGAAGAGGCCTCATTCGTTAAACACAGAAAAAGCATTCTACAAGCACATTGATATTGTCTAagaggaaaacaaacaaagttcGCCAAATTCTAAGTCCTAGTGGTAGGGCTTAGAATATAAACAGCTAAATCCTGGGAGACAGTCATCCGTAGAACTTCAAGCACCGATAAGGGGTGAAATTACTGTCTTTATGACATTGCATCAAATCTGCAAGCCTCTACCTCGAATCCAAGTcagtttcatttatttattgtttactGTATTTCAAATTACAGTTTGTAATAAATTCAATTTcgttggtatatatatatactgttgGGATCTCGAGCCTCTGCATTTAGCATCCATGCATTTATACGCATTTAAGAGAATAttaaccattagattaatctaATGAATATAAATAAGTCCACATCATCATAATTGCATTAATACAATTATGATGATGTGGACTTATTAAAGTtcattaaattaatctaatggttaaCATTATCTTAAATGCGTGTAAATGCACGGATGCTAAATGCAGAGGCTCGAGATCCATATTGTTGATatataatcatttttattAGACACTGATGTTGTTTTTCCAACGAAATATTATAGTAagtcattataaataaatgattataTGGTGTGTTTCTTTTagtaattactacatattttctacactcacagtgtttgtcagctcgctatataatcaacttaaatcagtcAAACCCaccatgcaatgcatttccttccaaatttttgtgataaaacaatagataattgactacaTAAACATCCCCTAAAGtttcaatcaaaattttaaaatttttcttacaatttcaattatttttattcaatttttattaatattgatatttttgtatttttaaaccaccgatatttttaaaactcatGATATTCTAGACCTTAGTCAGTAGACATATAGATATTGATaaacttttaaatttattatggcAGTGGTTGTTGGACCAGACTTTACTCAAGCAAATAAATTTCTCATCGTCCATCCTCGCAACACATGGAAGAAAGTTCACACAGAACTAATGATAATTCTAAAGCATCCACAACCAAAGCTTTGCTAGAGAAATTTTCGAAACTCGATAGGGATCCTGGAATTGGAATGCCAAATTATAGAGCTGACATGGAGTTCAGTGGAAATCTGAGAGAAGCAATTTCTCTGTCTAGAAATGCACCTCCAGGCCCTCCTCCATTGTGTTCAATATGTCAACACAAGGCACCTgtgtttggaaaaaaaaaaaaaaaggtactaATAATTAACTTCCAAACCTAAAAACTGCGAACAGAAAAATAGCTGAGATTTCAAGTGGCTCTCCACCCCAAATATCTCCAATAGAGATCAGTAATGAATTATGCCAAATCCCAGAGCTCCACCATTTTATCATAACAATTATAAATAGTCCCCTAGAAAGTAGCTAGGGGAAATCAATAATATAAACCCTGGCTTCCCTTTCACCTTTGTGCATTTTGATAGTCTTTACTCTAAGCCTATCAACAACAAACCTGACAGAGCTTGGAAAAAAATTGGCCATCACTTTCCTGCCCAAGCAGGAGGAGTGAGAAATTATGGAAGCATGAATGGCTGAAATATGGGACTTGTTCAGAAGAACTCTTCGGAGGCCAATATCAATACTTTCATGCAGCCCTCAACCTTTTGAAAACAGTAGACATCCTGAAGCTACTCAGCGATGCAGGTcattctaaattaattaacttcaattaaatttttagCGTAGTTTttacatttcaaaattaaatgtCGGAACATATTCAAACTTGAAGACTCTCCCAACATTTtaacatgaaaaatgaaaaatatcacTTAACCAACGGCTAGGTGCTGCTACGTACCATGCTCCAATTTGTTAATTGACAAAAGTAAATTTGTGGGAAAATGAATGCAGGAATTCATCCAAATGGATCAGTTTACAGTGCAAGAGCAGTATCAAAAGTTACATACATGCCAGGAATAGCGTGCAACGAAGACAAAGCAGGTAACAAACAACTTTACCAGATCATTGTGTGGGACACTGCTGGAACTTAGGCCCAACCAACCAAAAATCATAATGCTGCACCAATCATATAAGCTCCAATAGATCTGCCTCCACTGCAAGATGATCAAACACCAGGCTAAACCTTGAAGGGTGAGGAAGGGAACTAAGATTTTGGACCCCCAataagataattttttcatgtCATTGATTATTAGTTTTGACCCTAGAAGaaatttaaagtaattaagaCGGTTCGACAACAATATCTATATTATCCCTTGATTGCACATGAAATGTAGTCAATTTGCTAGTTTAGTCTAATATTCCCTAACAAACGAGACCTTAATGttaaagaaatataatttttaagttcattttaaaaagttaACCGATTTGTCTTCATGTTTGCGTCAACAGCTTTTTGGTTCGTTAGGCCTCTATCATTTGGACTATGTTTTAGTGACCCATGTGTTAAAAGGGTGGGTCTAAACTAAAGCACACGTCTTGGTTCAATTAACATCAAATCAACGTAAAACTTCGacccaaaaaagcaaaaagaatcAATGTATATGAATTTGTTTTGGGTCGTAGTCAAAATGTTTAGGCGCGCATTGGCCTccttccctccctccctccctccctcctatTTAAAAGGAGTGAGGACCAGCTCGAAGCAACTCCAAAAGATATCTAAACGAAAAGGCAATAATAAAAgcacaataaagaaaaaggtgccttctttttttgcttAATTTGCACGGTTCTCTCTTCTTATGGGAAAGCTTCatgtaaaagtttttttttctttttctttttaaattttcagacGAGCTTCATGTGAAAGTTGTTTGTACTCTGACATACCCATTTGTCATATAGttgaattttacttttttttttcttgttttttttttttttggtgccgAAAGAAAGCCTGCAAATTTTGGTgctagaaattaaattaacaatggacatgaaaattgaaattaaaaaacacaaaaaagaaagagactgATTGTAAAATAGACTTGTATAAagatgagagaagagagagagagagagaatataaagatgagattataattatttGTCTTTGAATAATCTCAAACATGAAAATTGGAATGAAGcctatttattttgaaagagGAACTCAAGTTGTCTACATAAAAGCTAAAAGGATAAGAAGGGAAGAAGGGAAAGTACTTAACAATTTTACTATTTTGCCCTGGAGCTACAAGGTGAGTGTATGTAGCTTCCATTTGAAGGATGAAACCTGAGGTGACAATTCAAATGACCCCAGAATTTTACAGAGCCAATCGGCCCTACTCTCCACCTTGCTCTCAAATTCCCcttcaaattgaaactaattttatcTCGCTTCAATGAAATATCTATTTGATCCATCTGCTCAGGGCTCAATGGAATCGATGAAGATTGCACCAAATAATGAAAATCCACCGAACTATTTTTCTTCACATCAAATGGCAATGCCACCAACCTGGCAATGTTCAGGCCTTGGAAGCTCAGTGTGAAGCTTGTATCCGAAAAGCTGGCATGTGCTTTTGTGTTGTCATTCTCAGCCTTCACAATAATGGTGATTTCTGTGTCAAGAAGACCAGCCACTGAGTTTTGAAAGTTGTCCAGGTGAGCTGAGGTGACGGTGATGAAAGGCACCCTCGGATGGATGATCATGTAGCCCGCGAACAAAGCGATCCCCGCAATGATCACGGCTATGGCAATAACAGTGCAGATAACAGCCGCAAACCAAACCAGAGGGTGTGTGGTTCTTTGGGTGGCACCATGGAAAAACTTTCTTGTCATTGAGGGCTACTGATGGTTGGTGCCCAGATAGTGACAACATAGGGCAAGAgtgttttggggttttttggCGAGGTTTTATGTTGGAGGAAGATGTGGTGGTGATTTAGGGTTGAGGGGGGGCTCGGCAAGACATGGAATTAAGTTTGAGGTTGTTCCTAGTTCTTATTGGTAGGGAAGGTTTTGGTATCTTCCTTTCCTAGTTTGAAAGCATTTGTTGTCTGTTGTataaatatatcatatatCTTGTACAGTGCGGCTGTTCCATTTAGGTATCTTGCTCACTACTTTATTCTGATAAAGCAATATACCAAACTTGCATTGCTACGTACCATTCTTTCCCTTTCCCCTGTGTGGAGCTGAGCTTAACATAAAACTATGATGTACCATCTAATAACACCAAGAATTAGATGCATATACAGAACCTGTCTATACTTTTTTGTTATCCATCAGATATTTATCTTGTCCTTCTGgagaataaagaaaacataaatctCTAGCTTCAAGTAGTAATTCACCTGATTGCCCTTTAGGCTTcggccttcttctttttaaggGAACAAGAGCAATTCTCCTCAATATATTCATTAAATGAAATCCTTCTTGTGACAATTTCTTTAAATGAAAACCTTTTCTCAAGGGGGTTGTAGCTCAATTGATTAAAAACATTTACCCCTCCAACTGAGGTCCTAGCTTCGACTCCCCCCATCCTGCAATATAGCTTGTATCAAAAAACCTATTCGAATTTTCAGAACTCTCACCAAACCCTAAAGTTCTTACCTTATATAATAGCATAGATAAATGACAAATTTGTAATTACAAAGTTTGTTGAAAGGGGTAAAATGAAAAGCATGTGTAGTAGAAACAGAAGTTTCTTCCTTATTACTTTTCCTTCCAACCATAATAACTTTAaccctttttttcccttacGATTGTGATTTTAGGAGTCATTGGAACTGTCTAAGGAGGAGAAGAACGCtcaaaaaataacacaatgaTTATAACTGAGAgccaaaaataaacaagataTCAAGATTCATACTCTTCTATGGTAGAAAAACGTTGCAGGGAATCATGTAGATCCAAAAGCCAAAATCTGAGAGCCAAAATTCTAGGGTGGGACAACCGTATAggtctctccctctcctcaTATTTACCCATCACATGCTACTCACGTGATATAGTGAATGTGAATACTCTCTGCCACATTGAAGGCCTCCTCAAGTAACACCATAGTGGTTAATCCACcttattgttttactaggGGTCAAAGCTGATTCTTGTCTCTGAAAGTTTTCCATGAGTAGAAACTTACAATCAACATTTTcgacaaatttaaaaattactACGAGCAACAGtcattaccaaaaaaagaaaaaaaagaaatcactGTTGATAAAATAATACCAATCTAACAGGAATTCTTCACCATTCTGAAATCTACtacaaaagaaattataataccaacctctataaattcaaatattctgtttatattttatatgttgATATTATCATTAGAATCATAATTGACCATATgctgtttatattttatattaagtaAACTCTAGAGTGAGGCCATAAGCACGGTATCAAGACAACGTATGGTAGATGATCCTCTctctaattaaaataagaaatcatTGTTTCACTTCCATTTTTCATGCTTTTCACTCATTGTAGATTCCATGAATGCATACGAAACCAACTCTTACTTAAGAGCAGGCTGCTCTGTTCCAAGAGCAAAAGAACCAAGTCTGCCTAATGCTCATTTAACTCCACGCCTACCATCTCCAATAAAATATTACAGTGCCTGAAAGCAGCAGAGCTCAAACCAAACATCTTCAACCTTTAAGGAGCATACCTATTTTATCTCTGAGAGTCACAATATTGGGAAAATTCACATTGGCAAGGGCTTGCTCTGACCTGAAAAACATGAACATACTTAGTATATCTTCATAAATTTAATGACAAAAGACCATGGAAAAGAATAGGGTAGTATGGATTCAGGCTGAGGTGTGGAATCATATGCACATCCAATGGAAGCTGAAGAAAATTAGTTCAGTTTATAAGTGCAACTACTTTGAACATGGGAGGAGAAATGGAAAGTGAGCTGAAGCACTATAATGCGCATGCACACAACCACATGTATGGTgaacagaaaagaaagcaaaagcagTAAAGAATGACTTAATGAATATTTCATCAAAACACAAATTGCTCCATTCTTGCAGCATTTCCAGTCATCATAGTTTTAATAAATCACTTTGCTCAGAAACTAGTTTCTATTCATAAAGCTACTGCTTGTTAGTTTGACTCACTACACAATTGACTTCTTGTGGGGAAGACAGAAAGGGCTTGGAAAAGATTAGGAATAGATAAAAACGAATTGGTATTTGTACAGCTTCAAAGTTATTAACTTTCCTTAGTTCTTAATTTCTAATGAGTAGAAGAATGGCAAACATTTATGCTATTATGTAATACTATGCATCCGGCGACATGCTTTATCACTGCAGATTACATACCATGGACATAATGATGATGTAACAATAACTAAATCTTGTATGGGtaggaaaagtaaaaaatattgtcaTTGTATACAGCCTCACAGATATTATGGCTCTGTAGTTATAATGAGTACGAAAAAGGCATCACCAGAGCAATTGTATAATTATGTATTACAGGTATTATCCTATTCTTCTATTGAGAGCATTTTGTCAGCGCCTGTGAGACAGTTGTTGGATTCGATACAATGCCTGTAATTTGATAGATTATTAAGAATACAGGCCGTTGCATTGAACCCCATCTAAGCCCTAAATCATACACAGCCTAAACCCCGAAACCCAAGCACGAACAGTATTCAAAACAATTTCCTACCATTCAAACCATGTGTGATCTTGTAGAGTGGGATACTTTCTAAGAAGCTTGTAAATATACGAACATATATTCATTTTTCCTTTGAGCACAAGTCTTTTTAAGTTTCTGCTTTTATGCATTATTTATCACACTGCACAGTAGTCACTCTTTCCATtacaaaaccctaaattcacTTCCTAAGCTACCATCCAAAACAGACGAAATGTCACAAGTGCTGTCTAGAAATTTCAGCAAAGGTAAATCTACATTTCAGCAACTTTCAGTGCAACTTTTACCCTTTCAGACCATGATTGATTCAAATAGCGTACGTTACCACCTATATAACGCAAGGGTTTTGAATCATAAGTTTCCAAATACTAAATCATATTAGGAACAATTACAATGGTTTTCAGAACCGGTTCTGCGTCACTTAAGAAATTTTTCCAGCTATATCTTCTAAGcataagtttttgtttttctgtaaATTGAATTCAAGGATTCTGTTGACAAATGATTATATCATATGACATGAATTAGATTCTCCACAGTACCACccaaaaataaaccaaaaaaagaaaaaaacttgaaattatgCACCTTACGAAATGTGAAAGATACTCTTCTTGAGGCTCTTCTGATCACACTGTCTTTCACCATGTCAATCTGTCAAAGAACCAAAGCAATTATTGAACCTTCGCAATCAATTATAATAGCAAAGTTTCAACACCGTGAAGGaaggagagacagagagacagagagagacagagagacattGATGATGGGTGGATGGTGATTGTGATATGATGGTGCCTTATATGATTAATCATGAGTAATAGTTCTAACAACTTCTTGCACCAAGTAAAATGGTTTAGGTAATTACCAGACAAGCCCTCAGCACACAAACATATGCTAAATTACAAACTATTAAATATACCTTATGATGTGGAATGTAATGATTCCAAGCATAGCGTGCCTCTCCAGATAACAGTAGCAAAGATCGAGGAGGAAGATAGATGGCCCTCCTTAagaaatttgaattgttttcaGAACTTTCTATTTCAATATCAGAACTTGAGGAAGCTCTAGGAGTCAACCCCTCGTCAAGATATCTTCTGAACTCCATAATGCAAGGCCCTGCTAACGAAAGGCTGAAAATTAATCCTTCAAAAGCAGAATGGGTGTCTATATGTGGGGACAAGCCCACCCCAGGTGGGTACTCATTAACCTGTAATATAATAGTCTATCTTCAGTCTTAAATGCATACCATGCTTCAATAACTCAACCTAAGACATAGGGTGAAAATCCATATATAGCAGCTATCCTCTTCTATttcaacacaaaataaaagtaaGAAAACAAGATTTACTTTGTCAATTGGCATAATAATTAAGTGCAGAAAAACGTAGTTGCATACCGTCAATTGGTCCAAAACTATAGCTTCAGCATCCTCACGCATGGGAAGCAAAGCTATTCTTTTAAGTATAGGAGAAACAAATGCCGGAAGTTCACCTAAGTTCTTTCTAGAATCAACATTCCTTGTCTGTGGCAACAAGTAAACAGAGATTATACATAAACGCTTGGGAATTCATTCACATTCCTAAATTAACAAGAGTCATCTAGAATTTGGTAACCTTGCTAAAAAAGAAT
This genomic interval carries:
- the LOC18776124 gene encoding NDR1/HIN1-like protein 12 — translated: MTRKFFHGATQRTTHPLVWFAAVICTVIAIAVIIAGIALFAGYMIIHPRVPFITVTSAHLDNFQNSVAGLLDTEITIIVKAENDNTKAHASFSDTSFTLSFQGLNIARLVALPFDVKKNSSVDFHYLVQSSSIPLSPEQMDQIDISLKRDKISFNLKGNLRARWRVGPIGSVKFWGHLNCHLRFHPSNGSYIHSPCSSRAK
- the LOC18776672 gene encoding alkylated DNA repair protein alkB homolog 8 produces the protein MGFTRFGRPKGAQGQSSPNLYVANCGPAVGLSYDTIVSVFRAFGEIKGVYAADESGARVVVCFAEEGCAQNAFNALNGRPCAELGGRSLHIRYSVLQPTSQSQGRVNDSVPVSLLASELNIPGLFLMHDFVTAKEEEEFLAAVDERPWKNLSKRRVQHYGYEFCYETRNVDSRKNLGELPAFVSPILKRIALLPMREDAEAIVLDQLTVNEYPPGVGLSPHIDTHSAFEGLIFSLSLAGPCIMEFRRYLDEGLTPRASSSSDIEIESSENNSNFLRRAIYLPPRSLLLLSGEARYAWNHYIPHHKIDMVKDSVIRRASRRVSFTFRKVRASPCQCEFSQYCDSQR